Part of the Methylorubrum populi genome is shown below.
GCCTCGAGCGCGGGATCGCCGAGGTGCGGGCCCGCCGCGAGGTGGTGCTGACATTGGGCGCGATCGGCACGCCTGCGCTGCTGATGCGCTCCGGCATCGGCGCTCCGGCCGACCTCGCCCGCCTCGGCATCGCCCCGCGCCACGCGCTGCCGGGCGTCGGGCAGAACCTCCAGGACCATCCCCTGCTGATGGGGATCAACTTCTCCGCCCGCGCGCCGCTGGGGCCGGTGCGCGACAACGGCGGCGGGGCGCAGCTCAACTGGCGCAGCCGGCCGGGCCTGCGCGCGCCGGACCTCCACGCCTTCGTGGTCCAGGGGCCCCATGCCGGCCCCGAGATCGCCGCAACCGCCGACCTGTCCGGTCCGGTCTTCGCCGTCTCGCCGGGGCTGATGGGCTCGACCAGTGTCGGCAGCCTGCGCCTGGAGAGCGCCGAGCCGGACGGCCCGATCACGCTGCGGCCGAATTTCCTGGCCGAGCCCGCCGACCGCGCGGCGCTGGCCGGCGCCGTCGACACGATCCTCGACCTCGCCGACACGGCCGCCTTCCGCGACCTCGGCGCCGTGCCGCTGACCCCGGCCCGAAGACTCGGCCGATCCGAGGCGGACGCCTTCGTGGCCCGGGCCTGCTCCACCTTCTTCCACACCTGCGGCACCTGCGCGATGGGCACGGGCCCGGCCGCCGTGGTCGATCCGGCCCTGAACCTGCATGGCGTGGCCGGCCTGCGTATCGCCGACGCCTCGGTGATCCCGACGATCCCGACCGGCAACACGCAGGCCGCCGTGGTGATGATCGCCGAGCGCGCCGCCGACCTGATCCGGAATGCCGCAGGATGAGCCCGACATGAGCCAAGAGCCCATCAGCCAAGACCGGATCCTCGCCGCCGACCTCGTCGTGACGATGGACCCGGACAACCGCGTCCTCACCGACGGCGCCGTCCTGATCCAGGGGAGCCGGATCGGCGCGGTCGGCCCCCGCGAGGCGATCGCCGCCGCGAATCCGGGCGCGGCCGTCGTGCGTCTGCCCGACCGGCTGCTGATGCCGGGCCTCGTCAACGCGCACATGCATTCGGGCTTCCTGCGCGGCACCGCCGAGCATCTCCCGGTCTGGGACTGGCTGCGGCTGCACATCAACCCGATGCACCGGCTGCTGCGCCCCGAGGAGGCGGAGGCCGCCTCCTGGCTCTGCTACGCCGAGGGGCTTCTCTCCGGCAGCACGACGATGCTCGACATGTGGCGCTTCATGGAGGGCAGCGCGCGGGCCGCCGAGACCCTGGGCAACCGCCTCGTCTGCGTGCCCTATGTCGGCGAGCATCCCGACTACGACTATTTCGACCGCCTCGACGACAACGAGAGGCTGATCGAGAGCCGGCACGGCAGCGCGAACGGGCGCATCAGCGTCTGGGTCGGGCTGGAGCACCTGTTCTACGCCGACGAGGCTGGGCAGCGGCGCGCCATCGAGATGGCCCAGCGCCACCGCACCGGCTTCCACACCCATTGCAGCGAGGCCGAAGTCGAGGTCGCCGAGTTCGAGCAGCGCTACGGCTGCCGGGCGATGTTCGCCCTCGACCGGCTCGGCTTCTTCGAGACGCCGCACGCGCTCATCGCCCACGCGGTCTGGCTCGACGCCGCCGAGATCGAGCTGATCGCCGCCCGCGGCGTCGCGGTGGCGCACAACCCCGTCAGCAACATGAAGCTGGCGAGCGGCATCGCGCCGGTCGAGGCGATGCTGAAGGCCGGCGTCGCGGTCGGTCTCGGCACCGACGGCGAGAAGGAGAACAACAACCTCGACGTGTTCGAGGAGATGAAGGCCGCCTCGCTGCTCGGCAAGCTCAAGACCCTCGACGCGGCGGCCCTCGATTCCTGGGAGGCGCTGCGGATGGGAACGATCCTGGGCGCGAAGGCGCTCGGACTCGACCGTGAGATCGGCTCCCTCGAACCGGGCAAGCGCGCCGACCTGATCGCGATCCGCACCGACACGCCGCGGATGACGCCGCTCTTCGGCGACGGCCCCTGGTTCAACCTCCAGCACAACCTCGTCCACGCGGTGCGGGGCTCGGATGTCGACGTGACCATGGTCGACGGCGTCGTGGTCGTCGAGGACGGCCGCCTCAAGACCGCCGACCTGCGCGCCCTGATCGACCATGTCCGCGGCCTCGCGCCGGGCCTGTTCGAGCGCCGCGCGGCGTGGCTCGCCGAGAACGAGACCGGCTCCGTCCAGTGGACCGGGCCCGGCCGATGAAGACCGACGACCGGGTGGCCCTCGACGAATGGTACGCCGTCGAGACCGCGACGGCCGTGACCGCGGCCCCCGTCGTCACGCGCCTCCTCGGCCAGGACATCGTCTGCGACCGGCTGCCGGACGGGTCGCCGCGGGTGCGCGAGCGCCTGGCCGATGGGTTCGGGCCGCCGCTTCCGGTGCGCGAGCGCTACGGCTGCCTCTGGACCACCCTCGGGCACCCGAACCGCGACGTGGTCGCGATCACCGAAGCCGACGAGGCGGACCGCCGCCACGTCCCCTGCGGCTGGGTGAAGATGCGCACCTCCGGCCCGCGCGTGGTCGAGAACTTCCTCGACATGGCCCATTTCCCCTTCGTCCACACCGACATCCTCGGCGCCGAGCCGAACACCGAGGTGCCGGCCTACGCCTCCGAGATCCGCCGCGACGTCGACGAGGTCTGGGCGACGAATTGCAGCTTCTTCCAGCCCCGCATCGCCGCGACCGAGACGGAGGGCGATTTCGTCCGCCTGACCTACCGCGTGCCCTCGCCCTTCGTGGTGATGCTCTACCGGGTCTGCCCGAGCGCTCCCGACCGCCTCGACGCCATCGCCCTGTTCATTCAGCCGATGGAGGAGGAGCTGTGCCGGGCCCAGCCCGTGATGTACCTCGTGGATTCCTGCTCGACCCACACGGCGCTGCTGAACTTCGAGCAGGTGATCTTCCTGCAGGACCGCATCATCGTCGAGAACCAGCGCCCCCTGAGGCTGCCGCTGGAGCCCCGTCACGAGATCCCGACGCGGGCCGACAAGTCCTCCGTGGTCTACCGGCGCTGGCTCAAGGAGAAGGGGCTGCGCTTCGGCACGGTGGGGCACGGATGAGGCGCCCCGCTGAAGCCCGCCCCTGGCGCACCGGACGCGCCGGGGGATGGGGACCGGCCGGAAAGGTTCGGGCATGAGCGGGCGGGCCCTGCGCGTCCTGCGGCCGCGCGAGGCCGGCGAGGCGCTCGCCGCCCTGTCGCGGCACGGCGGGGAGGCCCGGCTCGCCGCCGGCGCCACCGCGCTCCAGCTCGACTGGGCGGCGGGGGCGGAGCGTCCGGACCTTCTCGTCGACCTTTCCGGCTTGCCGGAACTGCGCGGCGTCGAGGCCGTGGGCGGCAATCTTCGGATCGGCGCCGCCACTCCGCTCGCGGAGATCGAGGCGGACGCGACCGTCGCGCGGCTCGCCCCGCTCCTCGGCCGGGCGGTGCGGACCGTCGCCGCCCCGGCGGTGCGCAGCCTGGCGAGCCTCGGCGGCAACGTGGCGGGGCGGACGGGCTGCTGCCTGCCCGCCCTGCTCGCCCTCGACGCGGCCCTGGAGATCCTGACGGCGGCGGGCCGGGAGCGGGTGGCGCTCGCCGACTGGCTCGGGCGGGCCGCGGAGTCGGCGAGCCTCCTCCTCGCCGTCACGCTCCCGCCGCAGCCGGAGGGGGCGCCCACGACGCTGCGGAAGGTGGGCCTGCGGGCGGCCTTCAGCCCGAGCGTCATCGGCGTTGCGGGCCTGCTCTCCCTCGATCACGGCGTCATCGGCGCGGCCCGCCTCGCGGCCGGGGGGGGGCCGGTGCGCCCGCAGCGTCTGCCCCGATCCGAGGCTCTCCTCGCCGGCCGCCCGCCGGCCGCCGTCGACTGGGCCGGCCTCCACGCCGCGCTCTTGGCCGAGATCGACGCGCCGGACGACAGCCTGCGCAGTGCCCGCTACCGGCGTCTGGCGGCGGCCAACGCCCTCGTCGCCGGCCTCGGCGGGGCCGGCATGCTTCCTGGCGCGGAAGGCCGCTCCGGAGCGCTTCCTCGTTACCGGCCCGTCGGCACCGGTGCCCCGGCCGGCGAGCGTGTGGTCTCGCGCGCGGCCGATCCGGCGGGATGGCACCGGCGGCCGGACATCGCCGACAAGGTTCACGGCCGGCTCGCCTATCTCACCGATGCGCGGGCGCCGGGGATGCTCGTCGGCCGCATCCTGCGCGCCGGCCGGCCGCATGCCCGCATCCTCTCGATCGACACCGCGGAGGCGGAGGTCCTGCCGGGGGTCGCCGCCGTGGTGACCCACCGCGACGTGCCGGGACTCAACGCCTACGGGATCATGGTGCAGGATCAGCCCGCCCTCTGCGGCGAGCGCGTGCGCTATGTCGGCGACGCGGTGGCGGCGGTGGCCGCCGTGGACGAGGCCACCGCCGAGGCCGCCCTCGCCCTGATCCGCGTCGCCTACGCGCCGCTGCCGGTCCTCGACAGCCCGGAGGCGGCGCTCGCCCCCGGCGCGCCGCCGCTCCATCCGGAGGGCAATCTGCGCCGCGAGGTCCGTGTCGCGCGGGGAGACATTGAGTCGGCCTTCGCGGCCTGCGCCCACGTGGTCGAGGACACCTACGTGACGCCGCGGCAGATGCACGGCTTCCTCGAGACCGAGGGCGGCTGGGCGATGATGGAAGCCGACGGCTCGCTCACGATCCGCGTCGGCGGCCAGCACGGCGCCCGCGACCGGCTGCAGATCGCCCGCATCCTCGGCTGGCCGGAAGCGCGGGTCCGGGTCGTCACCAGTCCCACCGGCGGCGCCTTCGGCGGCAAGGACGAGTTGACCGTGCAGCCGGCCCTCGCGCTGCTCGCGGTGAAGACCGGGCGGGCGGTGCGCCTCCATCTCGGCCGGTCGGAATCGGTGGCGGCGGGGATCAAGCGCAACCCGATGCGGATCCGCATGCGCACCGGCTGCGATGCCGAGGGCCGCCTGCTCGCCGTCTCCGTGGAGCTGACCGCGGATGGCGGCGCCTACGCCTCCCTGAGCCCCGCGGTGATCGAGACGGCGCTGGAGCATTGCTGCGGCCCCTACATCGTCCCGAACGTCGCGGGGGTCGCGCGGCTCGTGGCGACCAACAACGGCACCTGCGGCGCGTTCCGCGGCTTCGGCGCCAACGAGATGACCTACGCGATCGAGTGCCAGATGGGACGCCTCGCGCAGGCCGTGGGCTGCGATCCCGTCACGCTCCGCCGCCGCAACCTGCGGGCGCCGGGCAGTCCCGGCTTCTTCGGCCAGACGGTGGGACCGAGCGAGCGCCTCGCCGAGATGCTCGACGCCGCCGCGGCGAGCCCGCTCTGGTCGGCCGGGCAAGGACAAGGACAAGGACAAGAGTCGGAGCCGGCGGCGGTCGGCGTTGGACTGGCGCTCAACTATCAGGGCAACGGCCTCGGCTCGCTGCCGGAGGATCGCGCCGCCGTCGAGCTGCGGCTCGCGGCCGACGGTGCGATCGAGGCGCTCTACGGCCTCGACGAGATCGGCCAGGGGCTCCAGGCGGCGATCCGCAGCGCCGTCGCCGCGCGCCTCGGGGTGGACCGCGCCGAGATCCGTCCGGTGATCGGCGATACCGGGCGCACTCCGGATTCCGGCTCCACCACGGCGTCGCGCGGCACCTTCGTGGTCTGGGAGGGGGCCCGGCGCGCCGCGCCCGCCTTCGCCCGCGCCCTGCTCGACGCGGCGGCGCAGCGCCTCGGCAGGCGGCCGCAGGGCGAGGCGCCGGACGGCTCGGGATCGGCCGATCTGGCCCTCGGCCCCGGCGGCATCCGCGAGGCGCGCTCGAACAGCGGGCGCCCGCTCCTCGGCTTCGCCGAACTCGCCGCCGGCCTTCCGCCCGAGGCCCTGCCGCGCTCCCGCGCCGCCTTCGACTTTCCCAAGGCCGACTACGTGGCGGGCAATGCCCGCTACCTCTTCGCCTTCGGCGCGACCCTGGCCCGCGTCGCCGTGGACCGCGTGACGGGGGAAGTTCGCGTACTCGACCTCCATCAGCACACCGCCGCCGGCCCGGTGCTCGATGCCGCCGCCTATCTCGGCCAGATCGAGGGCGGGGGCGTGCAGGGGCTCGGCTTCTCCCTCACCGAGGATGCGCGAATGGAGGCCGGACGCTACGCGGTCTCGAACCTCGACGGCTACCTGATGCCCACCATCGCCGACGCGCCGGAGCGCAGCCGCGTCCTCGCCCTGGAGGATCTCGATCCGGACGATCCCTACGGCCCGCGCGGAATCGGCGAACTCGGCATCGGCGCGGTGACCCCGGCCATCGCGGCGGCGGTGGCCGACGCCGTCGGCCACTGGCCCGGCGCCGCGCCGTTCTCGCCCGAGACCCTCCTGCGGGCGCTCTGCGACGGAGCGGCGGCGTGAGCGCGCCGCGCTTCCGCCTGAACGGGCGCGACGGCGTCCTCCCCGGCGATGCCGCCCGCAGCCTCCTCGACATCCTGCGCGAGGATCACGGGCTCACCGCGGCGAAGCCCGGATGCCGGATCGGGCGCTGCGGCGCCTGCACGGTCCTGATGGACGGGCGGCCCATCAACGCCTGCCTCGTCATGGCCTATCGCCTGGAGGGGACCGAGATCCTGACCGCGGACCATCCCGAGGCGGGCCCGGCGGTGGCGATCGTGCGCGCGGCCCTCATCGACGAGAACGCCTTCCAGTGCGGCTACTGCGCCCCGGGCTTCGTCCTCGCGCTGGCCGCCCTGCTGAACCGCGCGCCGGAGGCCGGCGAGGCGGAGATCCGGGCGGCGCTGACCGGCAATCTCTGCCGCTGCACGGGATATGCCTCGATCCTGCGCGGGGCGCTGGCCGCGCGGGACCGGCTGCGCGCCGCGCGCGGGGCCACCGGGGCGGAGCCGGGCCCGTCCGGGTCTCAGCTGCCGCGATAGGTGCTGTAGCCGTAGGGGGAGATCAGGAGCGGCACGTGGAGATGAGCGGGGGCGTCCCGGCCCTCCGGCGCGATCCGGAAGCGCACGGGCACGATGTCGAGAAA
Proteins encoded:
- a CDS encoding GMC family oxidoreductase: MLRDAADALEAAYDVIVAGAGTGGCVVAGRLAAAGLSVLLVEAGPPDTADPAIADAGAWVGLLGGPCDWGYAYAPAPEVAGRAIAIPRGRVLGGSSSINAMLWNRGHPSDYDGWAAAGATGWDFASVLPYFRRAEDWEGGETPLRGAGGPLRIETSHDPHPVARALLAAAAERGMPVLADANGPNDAGAALANLNKRGARRWSVVDGYIRPLAGDPKLTILTGATVLGLLVSGSVCSGLRLGLERGIAEVRARREVVLTLGAIGTPALLMRSGIGAPADLARLGIAPRHALPGVGQNLQDHPLLMGINFSARAPLGPVRDNGGGAQLNWRSRPGLRAPDLHAFVVQGPHAGPEIAATADLSGPVFAVSPGLMGSTSVGSLRLESAEPDGPITLRPNFLAEPADRAALAGAVDTILDLADTAAFRDLGAVPLTPARRLGRSEADAFVARACSTFFHTCGTCAMGTGPAAVVDPALNLHGVAGLRIADASVIPTIPTGNTQAAVVMIAERAADLIRNAAG
- a CDS encoding molybdopterin cofactor-binding domain-containing protein; amino-acid sequence: MSGRALRVLRPREAGEALAALSRHGGEARLAAGATALQLDWAAGAERPDLLVDLSGLPELRGVEAVGGNLRIGAATPLAEIEADATVARLAPLLGRAVRTVAAPAVRSLASLGGNVAGRTGCCLPALLALDAALEILTAAGRERVALADWLGRAAESASLLLAVTLPPQPEGAPTTLRKVGLRAAFSPSVIGVAGLLSLDHGVIGAARLAAGGGPVRPQRLPRSEALLAGRPPAAVDWAGLHAALLAEIDAPDDSLRSARYRRLAAANALVAGLGGAGMLPGAEGRSGALPRYRPVGTGAPAGERVVSRAADPAGWHRRPDIADKVHGRLAYLTDARAPGMLVGRILRAGRPHARILSIDTAEAEVLPGVAAVVTHRDVPGLNAYGIMVQDQPALCGERVRYVGDAVAAVAAVDEATAEAALALIRVAYAPLPVLDSPEAALAPGAPPLHPEGNLRREVRVARGDIESAFAACAHVVEDTYVTPRQMHGFLETEGGWAMMEADGSLTIRVGGQHGARDRLQIARILGWPEARVRVVTSPTGGAFGGKDELTVQPALALLAVKTGRAVRLHLGRSESVAAGIKRNPMRIRMRTGCDAEGRLLAVSVELTADGGAYASLSPAVIETALEHCCGPYIVPNVAGVARLVATNNGTCGAFRGFGANEMTYAIECQMGRLAQAVGCDPVTLRRRNLRAPGSPGFFGQTVGPSERLAEMLDAAAASPLWSAGQGQGQGQESEPAAVGVGLALNYQGNGLGSLPEDRAAVELRLAADGAIEALYGLDEIGQGLQAAIRSAVAARLGVDRAEIRPVIGDTGRTPDSGSTTASRGTFVVWEGARRAAPAFARALLDAAAQRLGRRPQGEAPDGSGSADLALGPGGIREARSNSGRPLLGFAELAAGLPPEALPRSRAAFDFPKADYVAGNARYLFAFGATLARVAVDRVTGEVRVLDLHQHTAAGPVLDAAAYLGQIEGGGVQGLGFSLTEDARMEAGRYAVSNLDGYLMPTIADAPERSRVLALEDLDPDDPYGPRGIGELGIGAVTPAIAAAVADAVGHWPGAAPFSPETLLRALCDGAAA
- a CDS encoding aromatic ring-hydroxylating oxygenase subunit alpha, coding for MKTDDRVALDEWYAVETATAVTAAPVVTRLLGQDIVCDRLPDGSPRVRERLADGFGPPLPVRERYGCLWTTLGHPNRDVVAITEADEADRRHVPCGWVKMRTSGPRVVENFLDMAHFPFVHTDILGAEPNTEVPAYASEIRRDVDEVWATNCSFFQPRIAATETEGDFVRLTYRVPSPFVVMLYRVCPSAPDRLDAIALFIQPMEEELCRAQPVMYLVDSCSTHTALLNFEQVIFLQDRIIVENQRPLRLPLEPRHEIPTRADKSSVVYRRWLKEKGLRFGTVGHG
- a CDS encoding (2Fe-2S)-binding protein — protein: MSAPRFRLNGRDGVLPGDAARSLLDILREDHGLTAAKPGCRIGRCGACTVLMDGRPINACLVMAYRLEGTEILTADHPEAGPAVAIVRAALIDENAFQCGYCAPGFVLALAALLNRAPEAGEAEIRAALTGNLCRCTGYASILRGALAARDRLRAARGATGAEPGPSGSQLPR
- a CDS encoding amidohydrolase family protein, whose protein sequence is MSQEPISQDRILAADLVVTMDPDNRVLTDGAVLIQGSRIGAVGPREAIAAANPGAAVVRLPDRLLMPGLVNAHMHSGFLRGTAEHLPVWDWLRLHINPMHRLLRPEEAEAASWLCYAEGLLSGSTTMLDMWRFMEGSARAAETLGNRLVCVPYVGEHPDYDYFDRLDDNERLIESRHGSANGRISVWVGLEHLFYADEAGQRRAIEMAQRHRTGFHTHCSEAEVEVAEFEQRYGCRAMFALDRLGFFETPHALIAHAVWLDAAEIELIAARGVAVAHNPVSNMKLASGIAPVEAMLKAGVAVGLGTDGEKENNNLDVFEEMKAASLLGKLKTLDAAALDSWEALRMGTILGAKALGLDREIGSLEPGKRADLIAIRTDTPRMTPLFGDGPWFNLQHNLVHAVRGSDVDVTMVDGVVVVEDGRLKTADLRALIDHVRGLAPGLFERRAAWLAENETGSVQWTGPGR